From the genome of Nakamurella flavida, one region includes:
- a CDS encoding ABC transporter permease, whose amino-acid sequence MGALVVLIVVFAVINPSTFLSIGNIRTILDQAATPLIVGVGATLIVLMGSIDLSVEGLMGAGGMAFILTTENSRGSADLGPLSFVIGIAMGAVLGMIAGAIHTRLKVPSFIVTLGFWFVGLGIATVLFGTETIPLLPDGGVKAWPNSTLLGLPHSFWLAVLVVAIGWVITRFTRLGRSAYAIGDNEEIARSNGIAVGRTKIAIFALAGACTGLAGVLATLRLGAGSPSVGGGVLFVTVAAVVIGGTSLGGGRGGVLRTLLGVLLLTVLTNGLILSGVDSSVQSGVSGAVLILAIVVAAWPQRSRLRIMK is encoded by the coding sequence GTGGGCGCTCTCGTCGTCCTCATCGTCGTCTTCGCGGTCATCAACCCCAGCACGTTCCTGTCCATCGGCAACATCCGGACCATCCTCGACCAGGCGGCCACGCCGCTCATCGTCGGCGTCGGCGCCACCCTGATCGTGCTCATGGGCTCCATCGACCTGTCCGTCGAGGGCCTGATGGGCGCCGGCGGCATGGCCTTCATCCTCACCACCGAGAACAGCCGCGGCTCGGCCGATCTCGGCCCGCTCTCGTTCGTCATCGGCATCGCGATGGGCGCCGTGCTGGGCATGATCGCCGGCGCGATCCACACCCGGCTGAAGGTCCCCTCGTTCATCGTCACCCTGGGCTTCTGGTTCGTGGGGCTGGGTATCGCCACCGTGCTCTTCGGCACCGAGACGATCCCGCTGCTGCCGGACGGTGGCGTCAAGGCCTGGCCGAACAGCACCCTGCTCGGCCTGCCCCACTCGTTCTGGCTGGCCGTCCTCGTCGTCGCGATCGGCTGGGTGATCACCCGGTTCACCCGGCTCGGCCGGTCCGCCTACGCGATCGGTGACAACGAGGAGATCGCCCGCAGCAACGGCATCGCGGTCGGCCGGACCAAGATCGCCATCTTCGCCCTGGCCGGTGCGTGCACGGGCCTGGCCGGTGTGCTGGCCACGCTGCGGCTGGGCGCCGGCTCCCCCTCGGTCGGCGGCGGTGTCCTGTTCGTCACCGTGGCCGCGGTCGTCATCGGCGGCACGTCGCTGGGGGGCGGGCGCGGCGGCGTGCTGCGCACGCTGCTCGGCGTCCTGCTGCTCACCGTGCTGACCAACGGGCTGATCCTGTCCGGCGTCGACTCCAGCGTGCAGTCCGGTGTCTCCGGTGCCGTCCTCATCCTCGCCATCGTCGTCGCGGCCTGGCCGCAGCGCAGCCGCCTCCGGATCATGAAATGA
- a CDS encoding sugar ABC transporter ATP-binding protein yields MTRATGGPAAGAPQDDSRRSDAPALRLTGISKSFGPVVAVKNISLEIARNQVIGLIGENGAGKSTLLKILSGLHEPTSGTMEVAGRPVRFRRPQDAAAAGFGVVHQEQSLLTNLSVAENIAMSAVSSAGHATKFGWYRWGQLNREATAVLARVGADIDPRAIVGDLSFVDRQMVEIARALRVDEQLQASPLVILDEPTAVLERNETAILEREIAALKSVGSVIFVSHRLDEVRRICDRIIVMRHGEIVADRPTDDVTEDELFKLMIGHASKARKRTDADRTGTGPDLLTVTGLTRKGEYKDVSFSVRPGHCVAMVGTLGSGRESLVRALFGAEPFDSGEIVYQGRTLQSWSTTKATRSHMAYVPAERKSEGMVGGFSSAENITLARTGEGSKFLLNRKGQNTLAREWFQRLDVRPNDIKLNLQRFSGGNQQKVVMAKWLQSEGLQLLILDHPLRGLDPGAAETVNEQIKAARDAGAAIILLADTLEEALDMGDDILVLRDGEVTARFDLTVDTPTTLDLLEKMV; encoded by the coding sequence ATGACCCGGGCCACGGGCGGTCCCGCCGCCGGCGCTCCGCAGGACGACAGCCGCCGTTCCGACGCCCCCGCGCTCAGGCTGACCGGCATCTCCAAGTCGTTCGGTCCGGTCGTCGCGGTGAAGAACATCTCGCTGGAGATCGCCCGCAACCAGGTCATCGGCCTGATCGGCGAGAACGGGGCCGGCAAGTCGACCCTGCTCAAGATCCTCTCCGGCCTGCACGAACCGACCTCCGGGACGATGGAGGTGGCCGGACGGCCGGTGCGCTTCCGCCGCCCCCAGGACGCCGCCGCCGCGGGATTCGGGGTGGTGCACCAGGAACAGTCGCTGCTGACGAACCTCTCCGTCGCGGAGAACATCGCGATGAGCGCGGTGTCCTCGGCCGGTCACGCCACCAAGTTCGGCTGGTACCGCTGGGGTCAGCTCAACCGGGAGGCCACCGCGGTGCTGGCCCGGGTCGGCGCCGACATCGACCCCAGGGCCATCGTCGGCGACCTGTCCTTCGTGGACCGGCAGATGGTCGAGATCGCCCGGGCGCTGCGGGTGGACGAGCAGCTGCAGGCCAGCCCACTGGTCATCCTCGACGAGCCCACCGCGGTGCTGGAGCGCAACGAGACCGCCATCCTGGAGCGGGAGATCGCCGCCCTGAAGTCCGTCGGGTCGGTCATCTTCGTCTCCCACCGACTCGACGAGGTCCGCCGCATCTGCGACCGCATCATCGTCATGCGGCACGGTGAGATCGTGGCCGACCGGCCGACCGACGACGTCACCGAGGACGAACTGTTCAAGCTGATGATCGGACACGCGTCCAAGGCCAGGAAGCGGACCGACGCCGACCGCACCGGCACCGGTCCCGATCTACTCACGGTCACCGGGCTGACCCGCAAGGGCGAGTACAAGGACGTCAGCTTCTCGGTGCGGCCCGGCCACTGCGTCGCCATGGTCGGCACCCTCGGCTCGGGCCGGGAGTCCCTCGTGCGGGCCCTGTTCGGGGCGGAACCGTTCGACTCCGGCGAGATCGTCTACCAGGGCCGGACCCTGCAGTCCTGGTCGACGACGAAGGCCACCCGCAGCCACATGGCCTACGTGCCGGCCGAGCGGAAGTCCGAGGGCATGGTCGGCGGGTTCTCCTCCGCCGAGAACATCACCCTGGCCCGCACCGGCGAGGGGTCGAAGTTCCTGCTCAACCGCAAGGGCCAGAACACCTTGGCGCGCGAGTGGTTCCAGCGGCTGGACGTGCGTCCGAACGACATCAAGCTCAACCTGCAGCGCTTCTCCGGCGGCAACCAGCAGAAGGTCGTCATGGCCAAGTGGCTGCAGTCCGAGGGGCTGCAGCTGTTGATCCTGGACCACCCGCTGCGCGGCCTGGATCCGGGGGCCGCCGAGACGGTCAACGAGCAGATCAAAGCGGCCCGGGATGCCGGCGCCGCGATCATCCTGCTCGCCGACACGCTCGAGGAGGCCCTGGACATGGGGGACGACATCCTCGTCCTGCGCGACGGTGAGGTCACCGCCCGCTTCGACCTGACCGTGGACACCCCGACGACCCTCGACCTGCTCGAAAAGATGGTGTGA